taaatttataaatgtatcaaatatcaaaaattcTCAACCAAGGCCACATGATCTCAACATCTGTTTGTATCCTCTAATGCAAAAtcgaaagaagaaaaaaagggaCTCAGAAAGCAtgaatctagagagagagagagagagaggatacGTTACCTTTGTCGTCTAACCACCGTGCGTCACCAACAAAACTCGCTGTCCCTCTCAATCTCTTTCTCTACGATTCGTTGCGTAACGATCGTCTCCtcttcgagagagagagagagagaggaggttGCTTGCTGGAGACGACGAACGAgaatgaaagaaaaaagagagattaagCCTTTGTGGGTGCGTTTATGCGTTTTCAgtctccctttttttttttttttgctttttattgAGGCGCTTAAATCGCGCCTCTTTCTCCAAACCTCTCTCTCACCTTTGGTTGTTTCTCTCTTTTATCATTTTGAACAGTTTCCACGACATGTCATTTTGTAAACTTTTATCACCAAATAAAGAGATCAAATcgaattctttatatatatttagctcaccaaaaaaaaacaagaacaacCGAAGGCACAATGGATATTATCTAATCCTCTGTAGCGCTTGATTCCACATGTAAGAAAACATATACCAGCCAAAACGGTTTTTCTTGTTAATGTTGAATCCAAACAAGATTTTTGCGCAAGCCTTTTGTGACACCTATATTGCACCTTCAAAACTATACTTTCGTCTATCTTCTCTCTGGTAAAACAACCAAACAACCAAAAGAATGAGCGCTCTAATCGTCAAAGCAGAAAATCTAAACATCTTACAACCTCTACCAAAACTCAGGCTTACCTTAACCATACATTGATGCAGTTGTGAGTGTTCAAAATCAGGTCAATAATATCCGAGGATCATTACAAGTACAAATTTACACATCATGTACAAAGAAGAACCCCTGCATACACAAACAGATGCATGTCAATATACATGAGTTTAAGCAGACGCTGACCGTGTGCCATCTAAAAACCAACAAAACTTACCAAGGATTTTGGTCCAAAACCCCAGTGCCCCCTCATGCATTCCCAAAACGTTATCCATAGCGCCCAACCTTGACTAGGCTACTCCAACCTTGGAAATCTCAGGTTTGGACTTAGGAGGATGCTCAGTATCAAATGCACCATCTAACTGATCAGATCAGAACTAGAAGACATCATATGGATCAATAAGCCTAACCTCCATCAGATGCTTTATTTTCTTCTATGTTCTGAATCTCCTGCAAAAGAGAGGCACTTACACAATGAGATACCAGAAACAAATACCAAACTGTATTCCAATGAAGAAGGAAAAATTCATGTGATCATTGCAAGGAAAAAAGCTTGAGGAACACTAACTATTACTACACTTTTCAAATtcacaaagaaaagaaaaagaggacAAACCATATGAGATACAAAATCCAGAAGCAAAAGTCCTTCACTGATCTTCCTGTTTCGGAAAAGTCCCTTGATAAGACTACAGAACGTTTCCATATCCAGACTAACACCTCTCTTCGTCATGTCCGAGAACAACCGAAAAGCCTTGTCCACTTTATCAGCAAGACAAAGGCTTTCAATCAACCTATTATAAGTCTCACTGTAGTTAGCCAACGTGGGTGACAATGTTGCAACCTCTTCAAGCAGCTTAAGAGCCATCTCCAACCTTTCACCTTTAATAAGATTATCAATCAGAAGCCTATACACAGAAACAAACGGGGCAGTATCATCCTGAGCTATCTCATCTAGAAGCCCAAGAGACTCTACGAACTCTTTACTGAATCCTTCAACGACTTTGTGATACCCTGCGGCGTGTGTAGGCCAATGCGTCTGTTTCATTTCTTCTAAAAGACTGTAAGCCACATCCAACACACCGTTCTCGCAACAGTGACCTATCAACACCCTATAAGTAACATAGTTTGGAGCAACGCCTTTGGTTCCCATCCGCTCTAAGAGCTCAAGGCACGTCTCTATCTTACCAATCACTCCAAACCCATCGATTAACGCCGTATACGTCACAACGTTTGGCTCACACCCATTCTCTTCCATCACTTTCATAAGCTTGTAAGCCTCATCGGTTTTACCAACCTTGCATAAGCCATCGATCATCTCGGTGTATATAACCACGTTGGGCTTAAAGCTGTCGAGCATCTTCGACAGCACTTTCGAGACTAAATCTTGCCGCTTCATTTTGAAATAACGATCGATCAAAGAACTGTAAGTATATATAGTTGCGGTGAATCCATGCTCAGACATCTCGGTTTTCACTTCTTGCGCTTCCTCTAGTTTCCCTACCTTACAGAGTCCATCGATGAGAGCATCGTACACAATCTCATTCGGCTCGCAACCTTCCGTCGACATAGCATCTAACAACTTACGAGCTTCCTCTACCCTATGCGACTTGCAGAAACCATCTACTAAAGCTCCATACGTGACTACATTTGGTCGCTCACCATCGTCATGCTGCGTGAAGTACATATCTACATCCGGAACAACATCTTTGCTGCCACACATTCTCTCAAAAATCCGACAAGCTTTCTCCGTTTGTCCAGCTTTGCAATGGCCATCGATTAAGGCGGAGTACGTAACAATATTGGGGACACACCCCTCGGAAACCATCACTTCAAACAGCTCATTCGCATAACCGACCTTCTTAGCCTTGAGATAAGCATGGATAAGAGCGGTATATGTGACGACGTTAGGTGCACAACCAACCTTCCTCATCTCATCGAACCACTTACGAGCCTGTTCAATGAGGCCAGCTTTACAGAAACTATCCACCATGATAGTATACGTGTAGACATCAGCAACAAGGCCGCGAGTTTTCATCTCTTCAAACAACAGAAACGCCATCTCCATTTTCGAAGCGTTACACAAGTAGCCAAGGACTTTGGAATAGGTGCTGTTATCTGGTATAAACCCCTGTCCGATCATTTCACGGATGACACCGAACGCCTTCTCGTACTTGCCAGCACCGCAAAGACACCTAGCGAAGCTGCTGACATTAATCTTATTAAGAACAACCCCTGCAGCAAGCATTTCACCGTAAGCTTTCTCAGCCAATTCCAAAAGATCACCACTAAGCGAGTCTTTCCCACCACCACAGATACTCCCAATCAATATATTGTACACAACATACCCTGCCTTGTGACCACACTGAACCATTTTCTTGAGCAGTTTATACGCATACGAATGATCACCCGCCGTGCAATACGCATGCACAAGAGAATTAAAAACCTTGGGACTCGGATAACAACCTTCGATCATCATCATACTAAGCACCCTCTTACACCTACCGAGCTGCCTCTTGTTCAAGCATCCACACAGCAAAGTAGAATACGTCACCACATTCGGAAGGCAGGAATCAGCTCGCATCCTATTCAAAAAATCCATAGCCTCTTCAAAAAGCGAGGCTTCGCACAGACCAGATATCAGTTTCGTATAGAACAGAGTATCAGGAACAAACTTCTCAGTCTCCACCAAGTCTAGAGCTTCCCTCCACTTGCCTACTCTACAGAGGGAATAAGCAAAGCAACGAAGCGTAAACCCATCCACACCCACATTCGCTAGGGACATATCCCGATGAACCAAAGAAGCAGAGTCCAGACTACCAGCGCTAAGAAACGCCTGGATCAAACAGTTATAAGTAGCTCTCGAAGGTCTGAACCTAAAATCCTTCAACCTCCCTAACTCCTCGAGAGCTACGCTGAACGAACCGTTTCTGCAGCGTCTCCTTATCAACACGTTCAAAACTTCCCCCAGCGTTTCTCTGTCGTCTTCTCTGATCTGGTGGAGAAGCTCTTCGGGTACTTTTTCGTCATTGTCAAGTGCAATCAAGTCTACCAAGGCGTTGTACACTGGCGGTGTGTGCTTGTAACCTATCTGCCTACCTGCCCAAACGAAGAAGCTGATGACGTCAGAGGGTTTTTGTATCAAACGCAACGCCTCGATCACCAAGCTCTCGTTGAGTTTCTCTCTGAATTGCCTAAGGAGCTTCTGGGAGTTGCTCCCGAACACGCCGTCGCCGCGAGAGACAGTGTTTGCAATGGCTATAGCATCGATGGAAGGTGATGATTCAGTTGTGGTGGTCTTTGGAGAGTCAGCAAGAGAATCAAGCAAAAAGGAGTGGTCTTTAGTCAAACCCACAACTTCCCGGGGCTCGTTAAGTGAGAAAGGTTCGTCGAAGCCGTACATTTCATCCGGCGGAGGAGTGGAGATAAACCTAGTGGTGAGGTAACGGCTACAGGTGGAAACTGTGTCGAGAAGAGAACGATTGAGAGATGAATTGGTGGAGAATTGGATAAGAAGATGATTGGAACGAGAAAGAATATATCTTACGACTGTTTTGTTCATCGCTATAGAGagaaatttagggtttagaagagTGGTTTCTGGGTTTatatgaggaagaagaatgaacggataattaattttgaaacaaaaattagaGGATGATGTAGATTGTAGACGAGTGAACCCACCTGATAGAtgtagggtttagggtttaagacaTTGAACCAACCTGAAATCAATTATACCAACAATTGAAGAAAGTGTGACTAAGTTCTTATAAGCAAACCCAATCTTGCAGTAAGTTTCAACTTTTTTTGTCAGCCATTGAATTAGATTCTCAATCCGAGCATTTTAATGTAGATGGAATGAAAAAGTTGAATAGAACCTAATTTGCAATCTGGGAAAATGGTAGTTGCAAGAGTTTGATGACAAATAATTCAAAAGTTTAACAAGTTATAAACGCAGAAGAAAGAATCCacgtcaaaaacaaaacttgGTGGTCTGAGCTAAAGATAAACCATATGATGTGTTTCAATGATTTTAATCTTGGCctcttctcatcttcttcttctgtttatCCTCAGTACGATATCTCTCACGTCTCTCCTCTCTGTTCCGTTTCTTTGATATTACCTCTTTCTTTGCCTTCTCTGCCTCGTACGCTTTCCTCTTCTCCTGCTCCTTTGCTTTCTTCTTATTCATCTGCATTTGTAACACCACAGTTACAGGACCATCGTTATTGACAAGAAGTGAGGATACCAATCCAACTTTTATGCATAGTAGATTTCTAAACATTACCTTGACTTTATTCATCAGCTTATAATGCTGGACGACAGCATGAGCTTTTCTTTCTTCCGGCTCCATTACTACAGCTCTTCTAGCATCTAAATCTGGTCTTTTCCGCCCTGGTTTGTTTTTGGGTTTGGAAGCAAACGGCAACTCTGCTTGTAGTTTCTTTGGAATCACCAATGGATTGAACTTCTTCGTCTTCCTTTCGATTGGCTACAAAGAAAAAGTATTAAACAAATGAGACCATAAGTTGGGGGGGAATCATCAACTTCCTCCTTGGGTTATACTACACAATGTTAACGCATTCAATAGAGGCTTATTTACCTTGTAGAGTGAATCCTTGTTCACTGGAATAGGAATGTTATGCTCACTACGGAGTTCCCTAAACGTTTTCATCCCTGTCCAGGTCTTATCGCGGGGTTGCAAGGCTGTAGTTAGAGGATTGTAAAATTGTGGAACTTCCACCGTTGTCCAAGCCCTTAAGAAGACTATGTCGCTCATTTTTATTTGATCTTCAAAGGTACACCTTGCAATCCCTTCTTGGGCATTGTTATCGAGCATGTTTTTCCCAgcctagcaaaaaaaaagggcGAAGGTTAATCACCGACTGTAAAAAGCTTCTTAAACTAATGGAAAACTGGAAATTACAGTAAGGTCAAAAAAGCATGCGTACCTTTTTCACTTGCCCTCTAATGCCACTAACTGTCCGGACAGATGAACCTTCAAATCGAGCTATTTCAAGGTCAGAAGTGAACATGTCTTTGATGAATGCAGTATTCTTCTTGATCTTGCAGGGGTGCCCGACCATCTTGATTTTCTTTGCAATATGGGTTTGGTGATTATACTCAAGTACGACCGAAGTCGCTGTTATCCTAAATCCTGTCTGAAGCACAACACCAAGAGAGCCACACTCAGTGGGAAAGGAATACAGTAGATCTTTACAAGAGTAACAAACCAATACAGTTCCCCTTGATGACTAAAACAAATACTAGACCACTAATGGATGAAAAACGGACCAGTATGGGCTTATATGGCAGCATATTTATAGGAGGAAGAAAGCATTTTAGCTTTTGTCAATTCACATGCAAGTTTTAAATTGCGACGCAAACTTAGTATATGAATGCTAGTAATGACTATTGGTCAGTCCCCTTCAACTCACACTACCCATTTCATGAAGATGCACTTCGCTTTAACAAATACgtctatatttatttataggaGGAAGAAAGCATTTTAGCTTTTGTCAATTCACATGCAAGTTTTAAATTGCGAGGCAAACTTAGTATATGCATGCTAGTAATGCTATTGGTCAGTCCCCTTCAACTCACGCTACCCATTTCATGAAGATGCACTTCGCTAAAACAAATACGTCTATCACAAAAGAACAATCAAACTTCAAAGGTAAATTAGCACAGTGTATTTGCATACCTGATTGCTTGACAGGTTTTGGAAAGCGACAAAGCCTGTGTTGGGTGGGACAAGAGGACCCCAGAACATAGCAAGGCAGTGCATGTGTTCTGGAGTATACTTAAGCATTCGATGTCTGCCATTGCGATCTTCAATGGCGTATACAGGAATAGTCTGGTAGCGTCTCCATCCAATAGACACAATAATGGGATCTCTCGTCTTTAGTACTTTCTTGTGCCACCTATGTTTCTTCAACCGGGCCTAAGGACGAAAAACATATCATACAATTAGCAGTATTCAATATCAACTAGCTTCAAATAAGAATAAAATCTTACATGATGAAATGAACTACTTAATTTAACTTTCGTCTAGGTCACAAAAGAGAAAATGGTCGCAGCCTTACCTGCATATATCCAGCAGTATCCTCGCCGAAACCAATACCTCCAATAAGAACTGGATGACACGGATCAAAGAAATCAACCATCTCATAAGGAACATTGTGAATCTCCAGTCGCAAGTATGTTCCAGTCCGGAATCCTTCTATCTCGATTCGAGTATCTTCGTCAAGATCATTGAGTTCCAACAAATTCATCTGTTTTCTCAATTCAAGCTCCTCCTTCAACTGGGGAGCCAATAAAGTGAGTGaacaatatagaataaaaaatctTCAGCAGGCAGGACATTTACTTACTTTGTCAACGAATCCGGGCTCCTTGGCTTCACTATTACGGGGATTGATCCCATCACCGTTGTCATTGTCATCATCCTCTAACTCCGATGTATTGCTTGTACAATGAAGTTAAGGTTGAACACAAAAGTAACTTGTCAATGTGCAAACTAAAACAGAAGCATAAAACCAGATATGAGAAATAAAAGACATGCAGTATATAAATTGTTCGCTTAGCACAGATAGTTAAATAATGGCATGCAAGTAAAAACGGATATTGTGCATCAAACTTTGCTCGGAGAGCCAGCTTTTTAAGCCTACGCTCAACTGCTTCAGCATCTTCATTTTGATGTGTATCAGTCTCCATGTTCTCCTGGTCATTATGCTTCTCTCCTGTCTCTAGATCCTCAAAATCACCATAAAGTTCATCATCTTCTCCCTCATCGCCAGCAActgaatttttatttctcaGAGCAGCTTTTGACCAGTCACCAGTGGTAAAACGATCACGAATGTCCTCACAAACTTCTTTCTCTTTCCAATTCTTCAGGTTTCCATAGTTTACAAATTTGGAACAATCCTCTGAGTTGACATGTCCCGCATCAAGTCCACCACCTAAGTTCTGGAAGTAAATGAAAAAATAGCAGATAGTTCGAGGCGATTACATTCTAAAAATAAGAAAGGATTACCAAACTTTGTATGGTCTTGAATTGACAAACCTTGCTATGTTCTCCTTTTGGCTTAAAGAAGTCTTCATCATCACTATTTTCATGGTTCTCGTTTGTCAAGGCAGTAGCTGATGATGCAGGTGCACCATACACAATTTGCATCAAGTTGAGGTTCTTCTTTCTGCCCTTCTCCTTTAAGGGTTCTTTCCATTTTGATATGTTACCAAGGACCTTATCTTCTGATTCCTCaacatcatcttcatcttcacttCC
The Raphanus sativus cultivar WK10039 chromosome 1, ASM80110v3, whole genome shotgun sequence DNA segment above includes these coding regions:
- the LOC108843823 gene encoding uncharacterized protein LOC108843823 isoform X2, producing the protein MAADDLMSSQKSHRTPKSGPTARKKSEIDKKKRGVANNKQPNPRAFSVRSAVKAKRLKIRAVEKEQRRIHLPTADRTYGEPPPFVVVVQGPPGVGKSLVIKSLVKHFTHQNVPEVRGPITIVQGKKKRIQFVECPNDINGMIDCAKVADLAILLIDGSYGFEMETFEFLNIMQVHGFPKVMGVLTHLDKFKDVKKLRKTKQRLKHRFWTEIYNGAKLFYLSGLIHGKYSQREVLNLSRFISVIKFHPLSWRTAHPYVLADRLEDVTPPEKVQMDKKCDRNITLYGYLRGCNLKKGMKVHIAGVGDYSLAGVTALPDPCPLPSAAKKKGLRDREKLFYAPMSGIGDLLYDKDAVYININDHLVQYSKTDDENGEPANKGRGKDVGEDLVKSLQNTKYSVDEKLEKTFINLFGKKTSASSERKLEEEAQSSPEGSDTESSEESQSGDDAEDHDMDVESNDGKIKQKTELRGGRLRRKAIFKDEDSDEEDDDDEEADDDEEAEDDESDGNEDDDEEAEDAESDGSEDEDDVEESEDKVLGNISKWKEPLKEKGRKKNLNLMQIVYGAPASSATALTNENHENSDDEDFFKPKGEHSKNLGGGLDAGHVNSEDCSKFVNYGNLKNWKEKEVCEDIRDRFTTGDWSKAALRNKNSVAGDEGEDDELYGDFEDLETGEKHNDQENMETDTHQNEDAEAVERRLKKLALRAKFDAQSNTSELEDDDNDNGDGINPRNSEAKEPGFVDKLKEELELRKQMNLLELNDLDEDTRIEIEGFRTGTYLRLEIHNVPYEMVDFFDPCHPVLIGGIGFGEDTAGYMQARLKKHRWHKKVLKTRDPIIVSIGWRRYQTIPVYAIEDRNGRHRMLKYTPEHMHCLAMFWGPLVPPNTGFVAFQNLSSNQTGFRITATSVVLEYNHQTHIAKKIKMVGHPCKIKKNTAFIKDMFTSDLEIARFEGSSVRTVSGIRGQVKKAGKNMLDNNAQEGIARCTFEDQIKMSDIVFLRAWTTVEVPQFYNPLTTALQPRDKTWTGMKTFRELRSEHNIPIPVNKDSLYKPIERKTKKFNPLVIPKKLQAELPFASKPKNKPGRKRPDLDARRAVVMEPEERKAHAVVQHYKLMNKVKMNKKKAKEQEKRKAYEAEKAKKEVISKKRNREERRERYRTEDKQKKKMRRGQD
- the LOC108843823 gene encoding ribosome biogenesis protein bms1 isoform X1, which encodes MAADDLMSSQKSHRTPKSGPTARKKSEIDKKKRGVANNKQPNPRAFSVRSAVKAKRLKIRAVEKEQRRIHLPTADRTYGEPPPFVVVVQGPPGVGKSLVIKSLVKHFTHQNVPEVRGPITIVQGKKKRIQFVECPNDINGMIDCAKVADLAILLIDGSYGFEMETFEFLNIMQVHGFPKVMGVLTHLDKFKDVKKLRKTKQRLKHRFWTEIYNGAKLFYLSGLIHGKYSQREVLNLSRFISVIKFHPLSWRTAHPYVLADRLEDVTPPEKVQMDKKCDRNITLYGYLRGCNLKKGMKVHIAGVGDYSLAGVTALPDPCPLPSAAKKKGLRDREKLFYAPMSGIGDLLYDKDAVYININDHLVQYSKTDDENGEPANKGRGKDVGEDLVKSLQNTKYSVDEKLEKTFINLFGKKTSASSERKLEEEAQSSPEGSDTESSEESQSGDDAEDHDMDVESNDGKIKQKTELRGGRLRRKAIFKDEQDSDEEDDDDEEADDDEEAEDDESDGNEDDDEEAEDAESDGSEDEDDVEESEDKVLGNISKWKEPLKEKGRKKNLNLMQIVYGAPASSATALTNENHENSDDEDFFKPKGEHSKNLGGGLDAGHVNSEDCSKFVNYGNLKNWKEKEVCEDIRDRFTTGDWSKAALRNKNSVAGDEGEDDELYGDFEDLETGEKHNDQENMETDTHQNEDAEAVERRLKKLALRAKFDAQSNTSELEDDDNDNGDGINPRNSEAKEPGFVDKLKEELELRKQMNLLELNDLDEDTRIEIEGFRTGTYLRLEIHNVPYEMVDFFDPCHPVLIGGIGFGEDTAGYMQARLKKHRWHKKVLKTRDPIIVSIGWRRYQTIPVYAIEDRNGRHRMLKYTPEHMHCLAMFWGPLVPPNTGFVAFQNLSSNQTGFRITATSVVLEYNHQTHIAKKIKMVGHPCKIKKNTAFIKDMFTSDLEIARFEGSSVRTVSGIRGQVKKAGKNMLDNNAQEGIARCTFEDQIKMSDIVFLRAWTTVEVPQFYNPLTTALQPRDKTWTGMKTFRELRSEHNIPIPVNKDSLYKPIERKTKKFNPLVIPKKLQAELPFASKPKNKPGRKRPDLDARRAVVMEPEERKAHAVVQHYKLMNKVKMNKKKAKEQEKRKAYEAEKAKKEVISKKRNREERRERYRTEDKQKKKMRRGQD
- the LOC108843849 gene encoding pentatricopeptide repeat-containing protein At1g06710, mitochondrial, whose translation is MNKTVVRYILSRSNHLLIQFSTNSSLNRSLLDTVSTCSRYLTTRFISTPPPDEMYGFDEPFSLNEPREVVGLTKDHSFLLDSLADSPKTTTTESSPSIDAIAIANTVSRGDGVFGSNSQKLLRQFREKLNESLVIEALRLIQKPSDVISFFVWAGRQIGYKHTPPVYNALVDLIALDNDEKVPEELLHQIREDDRETLGEVLNVLIRRRCRNGSFSVALEELGRLKDFRFRPSRATYNCLIQAFLSAGSLDSASLVHRDMSLANVGVDGFTLRCFAYSLCRVGKWREALDLVETEKFVPDTLFYTKLISGLCEASLFEEAMDFLNRMRADSCLPNVVTYSTLLCGCLNKRQLGRCKRVLSMMMIEGCYPSPKVFNSLVHAYCTAGDHSYAYKLLKKMVQCGHKAGYVVYNILIGSICGGGKDSLSGDLLELAEKAYGEMLAAGVVLNKINVSSFARCLCGAGKYEKAFGVIREMIGQGFIPDNSTYSKVLGYLCNASKMEMAFLLFEEMKTRGLVADVYTYTIMVDSFCKAGLIEQARKWFDEMRKVGCAPNVVTYTALIHAYLKAKKVGYANELFEVMVSEGCVPNIVTYSALIDGHCKAGQTEKACRIFERMCGSKDVVPDVDMYFTQHDDGERPNVVTYGALVDGFCKSHRVEEARKLLDAMSTEGCEPNEIVYDALIDGLCKVGKLEEAQEVKTEMSEHGFTATIYTYSSLIDRYFKMKRQDLVSKVLSKMLDSFKPNVVIYTEMIDGLCKVGKTDEAYKLMKVMEENGCEPNVVTYTALIDGFGVIGKIETCLELLERMGTKGVAPNYVTYRVLIGHCCENGVLDVAYSLLEEMKQTHWPTHAAGYHKVVEGFSKEFVESLGLLDEIAQDDTAPFVSVYRLLIDNLIKGERLEMALKLLEEVATLSPTLANYSETYNRLIESLCLADKVDKAFRLFSDMTKRGVSLDMETFCSLIKGLFRNRKISEGLLLLDFVSHMEIQNIEENKASDGG